One stretch of Enterobacter sp. RHBSTW-00994 DNA includes these proteins:
- the ubiK gene encoding ubiquinone biosynthesis accessory factor UbiK — MIDPKKIEQIARQVHESMPKGIREFGDDVEKKIRQTLQAQLVRLDLVSREEFDVQTQVLLRTREKLALLEQRLTELENRNVPEEVKPAPAIPPVDEAE, encoded by the coding sequence ATGATTGACCCGAAAAAAATTGAGCAAATTGCGCGTCAGGTCCACGAATCCATGCCAAAAGGTATCCGTGAATTTGGTGATGACGTTGAGAAGAAAATCCGCCAGACGTTGCAGGCGCAGTTGGTTCGCCTTGATTTAGTCAGCCGTGAAGAGTTTGACGTGCAGACGCAGGTTTTGCTTCGCACTCGCGAGAAGCTGGCGTTGCTGGAGCAGCGTTTAACCGAGCTGGAAAACCGTAATGTACCGGAAGAGGTGAAGCCAGCACCAGCCATACCACCAGTGGACGAAGCAGAATAA
- a CDS encoding DUF1190 family protein, with translation MKRTKSINHASFRKSWNARHLTPVALAITAVFMLAGCEKSDETVSMYQNADDCSAATGKAAECTTAYNTALKEAERTAPKYATREDCIAEFGEGQCQQTPAQAGTAPENQAQAQSSGSFWMPLMAGYMMGRMMGGGAGFQQQPLFSSKNPASPAYGQYTDASGKGYGAAQPGRTTTVPKTAMAPKPATTSTITRGGFGESVAKQTTMQRSATGSSTRSMGG, from the coding sequence ATGAAACGGACAAAATCCATTAATCACGCATCGTTTCGCAAAAGCTGGAACGCGCGTCACCTTACCCCTGTCGCACTGGCAATAACGGCTGTCTTTATGCTGGCAGGTTGTGAAAAAAGCGATGAAACGGTATCGATGTATCAGAATGCCGATGACTGCTCTGCCGCCACTGGCAAAGCGGCTGAATGTACCACCGCTTACAACACCGCACTGAAAGAAGCCGAGCGTACTGCACCGAAATACGCAACACGCGAAGACTGTATCGCCGAATTCGGTGAAGGCCAATGTCAGCAGACGCCAGCGCAGGCAGGCACTGCACCTGAAAATCAGGCTCAGGCACAATCCAGCGGCAGTTTCTGGATGCCACTGATGGCAGGTTACATGATGGGTCGTATGATGGGCGGCGGTGCAGGCTTCCAGCAACAGCCTCTGTTTAGCTCTAAAAACCCGGCCAGCCCGGCTTATGGTCAATACACTGATGCCAGCGGCAAAGGCTATGGCGCAGCACAGCCTGGCCGCACCACGACCGTACCCAAAACGGCAATGGCTCCAAAACCTGCCACCACCAGCACCATTACCCGTGGCGGGTTTGGCGAATCTGTCGCGAAACAGACCACGATGCAGCGTAGCGCGACCGGCTCCTCCACGCGCTCAATGGGCGGCTGA
- a CDS encoding glutathionylspermidine synthase family protein, whose amino-acid sequence MERVSIVERPDWREKATEYGFNFHTMYGEPYWCEDAYYKLTLAQVDKLEEVTAELHQMCLKVVEKVIGSDDLMAKFRIPKHTWSFVRQSWQTHQPSLYSRLDLAWDGIGEPKLLENNADTPTSLYEAAFFQWLWLEDQANAGNLPAGADQFNSLQEKLIERFAELREQHGFNLLHLACCRDTVEDRGTVQYLQDCAAEAEVATEFLYIEDIGLGERGQFTDLQDQVISNLFKLYPWEYMLREMFSTKLEDAGVRWLEPAWKSIISNKALLPLLWEMFPDHPNLLPAYFAEDDYPAMEKYVVKPIFSREGANVSIIENGKTLEAVEGPYGEEGMIVQAFYQLPKFGDSYTLIGSWLINDQPAGIGIREDRALITQDLSRFYPHIFVE is encoded by the coding sequence ATGGAACGAGTCAGTATTGTTGAGCGCCCGGACTGGCGTGAAAAAGCCACTGAATACGGTTTTAACTTTCACACTATGTATGGCGAACCGTACTGGTGTGAAGATGCTTACTACAAGCTGACGCTTGCGCAGGTTGATAAGCTGGAAGAGGTTACCGCAGAGCTACACCAGATGTGCCTGAAAGTGGTCGAGAAGGTCATCGGCAGCGATGACCTAATGGCCAAATTCCGTATTCCAAAGCACACCTGGAGCTTTGTACGTCAGTCATGGCAAACCCATCAGCCCTCACTCTATTCACGCCTTGATTTGGCATGGGATGGCATTGGTGAACCTAAGCTGCTGGAAAATAATGCTGATACGCCGACCTCGCTGTACGAAGCGGCTTTCTTCCAGTGGCTCTGGCTGGAAGATCAGGCCAATGCCGGTAACCTGCCAGCAGGCGCTGACCAGTTTAACAGCCTGCAGGAAAAACTGATTGAGCGTTTTGCTGAGCTGCGCGAACAACACGGTTTTAATCTACTGCACCTTGCCTGCTGCCGCGACACGGTTGAAGATCGCGGTACGGTTCAGTATTTGCAGGACTGTGCCGCCGAAGCGGAAGTTGCGACTGAATTCCTGTATATCGAAGATATTGGTCTGGGCGAAAGAGGCCAGTTCACCGATCTCCAGGACCAGGTGATCAGCAACCTGTTCAAGCTCTACCCCTGGGAATATATGCTCCGCGAAATGTTCTCGACCAAGCTTGAAGATGCTGGCGTTCGCTGGCTGGAACCGGCCTGGAAGAGCATTATTTCCAACAAAGCCTTGCTGCCGCTGTTGTGGGAGATGTTCCCTGACCACCCAAATCTGCTGCCGGCGTACTTTGCCGAAGACGATTACCCGGCAATGGAGAAGTATGTTGTTAAACCGATCTTCTCCCGCGAAGGGGCGAATGTGTCGATTATCGAAAACGGTAAAACGCTGGAGGCGGTTGAAGGGCCATACGGTGAAGAAGGGATGATCGTCCAGGCGTTTTATCAACTGCCGAAATTTGGTGACAGCTATACGCTGATCGGTAGCTGGCTCATTAACGATCAGCCAGCCGGGATCGGTATTCGTGAAGACCGGGCGCTGATCACGCAAGATCTGTCACGTTTTTATCCGCATATTTTTGTGGAGTAA
- the zupT gene encoding zinc transporter ZupT gives MSVPLILTLLAGAATFIGAILGVIGQKPSNRVLAFSLGFAAGIMLLISLMEMLPAALGAEGMSPVLGYGMFVFGLLGYFALDRMLPHAHPQDLMQKNVTPLPRNIKRTAILLTLGISLHNFPEGIATYVTASTNLEMGFGIALAVALHNIPEGLAVAGPVYAATGSKRTAIFWAGISGMAEIFGGILAWLILGSLVSPVVMAAIMAAVAGIMVALSVDELMPLAKEIDPNNNPSYGVLCGMSVMGLSLVLLQTAGIG, from the coding sequence ATGTCAGTCCCCTTGATCCTGACCCTACTCGCGGGTGCAGCCACTTTTATTGGCGCTATTCTCGGCGTCATTGGCCAGAAGCCTTCCAACCGGGTGCTGGCATTCTCACTCGGTTTTGCCGCCGGGATTATGCTGTTAATCTCCCTGATGGAAATGCTGCCAGCCGCGTTGGGGGCTGAGGGTATGTCTCCTGTCTTAGGCTATGGCATGTTTGTATTTGGGTTGCTGGGCTACTTTGCGCTTGACCGTATGCTCCCGCATGCGCATCCCCAGGATTTAATGCAAAAAAACGTGACACCACTGCCACGCAACATTAAACGCACGGCTATCCTTCTCACGCTGGGTATCAGCCTGCATAACTTCCCGGAAGGCATTGCCACCTATGTCACGGCCAGCACCAACCTTGAGATGGGCTTTGGCATCGCGCTGGCTGTTGCATTGCACAATATTCCTGAAGGACTCGCCGTAGCCGGGCCGGTTTATGCCGCAACGGGTTCAAAACGGACAGCAATTTTCTGGGCTGGTATCTCAGGCATGGCTGAAATTTTTGGGGGTATACTGGCGTGGTTGATACTCGGAAGCCTGGTATCACCAGTGGTGATGGCAGCGATCATGGCCGCAGTCGCGGGCATTATGGTGGCATTGTCAGTTGATGAGCTGATGCCGCTGGCGAAGGAGATCGATCCCAACAACAACCCCAGCTACGGCGTGTTATGCGGTATGTCGGTAATGGGATTAAGTTTAGTGCTCTTGCAAACAGCAGGTATTGGATAA
- the hldE gene encoding bifunctional D-glycero-beta-D-manno-heptose-7-phosphate kinase/D-glycero-beta-D-manno-heptose 1-phosphate adenylyltransferase HldE gives MKVTLPEFERAGVMVVGDVMLDRYWYGPTSRISPEAPVPVVKVDTIEERPGGAANVAMNIASLGAHSRLVGLTGIDDAARALSKSLADVNVKCDFVSVPTHPTITKLRVLSRNQQLIRLDFEEGFEGVDPEPMHERIAQALGNIGALVLSDYAKGALASVQQMIQLARKANVPVLIDPKGTDFERYRGATLLTPNLSEFEAVAGKCKTEEELVERGMTIIADFDLSALLVTRSEQGMTLLQPGKAPLHMPTQAQEVYDVTGAGDTVIGVLAATLAAGNSLEEACYFANAAAGVVVGKLGTSTVSPIELENAVRGRADTGFGVMSEDELKAAVAAARKRGEKVVMTNGVFDILHAGHVSYLANARKLGDRLIVAVNSDASTKRLKGETRPVNPLEQRMIVLGALEAVDWVVSFEEDTPQRLIAGILPDLLVKGGDYKPDQIAGSEEVWANGGEVMVLNFEDGCSTTNIIKKIQKDSH, from the coding sequence ATGAAAGTAACACTGCCAGAGTTTGAACGTGCTGGGGTTATGGTTGTCGGTGATGTGATGCTGGATCGCTACTGGTATGGGCCGACCAGCCGTATTTCCCCGGAAGCCCCTGTTCCGGTGGTCAAAGTGGACACCATTGAAGAGCGTCCTGGCGGCGCGGCAAACGTGGCGATGAACATTGCTTCTCTCGGCGCACATTCGCGTCTGGTGGGGTTGACCGGCATTGATGATGCGGCGCGAGCGCTGAGCAAGTCGCTGGCGGATGTGAACGTGAAGTGTGATTTCGTTTCTGTACCGACGCATCCGACGATCACCAAATTGCGTGTGCTCTCGCGTAATCAGCAGTTGATCCGACTCGACTTTGAAGAGGGGTTCGAAGGTGTCGATCCTGAGCCGATGCATGAGCGCATCGCACAGGCACTGGGCAACATTGGTGCGCTGGTGCTTTCAGATTATGCGAAAGGCGCGCTGGCAAGCGTTCAGCAGATGATTCAGCTGGCACGTAAAGCGAATGTTCCGGTCCTGATCGATCCTAAAGGGACTGACTTTGAACGTTATCGCGGTGCAACGCTGCTGACGCCAAACCTGTCTGAATTTGAAGCCGTTGCCGGTAAGTGCAAAACCGAGGAAGAACTGGTTGAGCGTGGGATGACAATCATTGCTGATTTCGACCTATCCGCATTGCTGGTAACCCGCTCAGAGCAGGGGATGACGTTGTTGCAGCCAGGTAAAGCGCCGCTACATATGCCAACCCAGGCACAGGAAGTTTACGATGTTACGGGGGCGGGCGATACGGTGATCGGCGTGCTGGCGGCGACGCTGGCGGCGGGAAATTCCCTTGAAGAAGCCTGTTACTTCGCTAATGCTGCAGCCGGTGTTGTTGTTGGTAAACTCGGAACCTCTACCGTTTCGCCAATCGAGCTGGAAAATGCGGTGCGCGGTCGTGCCGATACCGGTTTTGGGGTGATGAGTGAAGATGAGTTGAAAGCGGCTGTCGCTGCTGCGCGTAAACGCGGCGAGAAAGTGGTCATGACCAACGGCGTGTTCGACATTCTGCATGCGGGTCATGTTTCTTATCTGGCGAATGCACGCAAGCTGGGCGATCGCCTGATTGTAGCGGTAAACAGCGATGCATCCACAAAACGCCTGAAAGGCGAAACGCGTCCAGTGAATCCGCTGGAGCAGCGTATGATTGTGCTTGGCGCACTGGAAGCGGTGGATTGGGTGGTCTCCTTTGAAGAAGATACCCCGCAGCGCCTGATTGCCGGCATTCTGCCCGATCTTCTGGTGAAAGGTGGTGATTATAAGCCGGACCAAATCGCGGGCAGCGAAGAGGTCTGGGCGAATGGCGGCGAAGTGATGGTGCTCAACTTCGAAGATGGATGTTCAACCACCAATATTATTAAGAAGATCCAGAAAGACAGTCATTAA
- the ribB gene encoding 3,4-dihydroxy-2-butanone-4-phosphate synthase — protein MNQTLLSSFGTSTQRVEHALDALREGRGVMVLDDENRENEGDMIFAAENMTVEQMALTIRHGSGIVCLCITEDRRKQLDLPMMVENNTSAFGTGFTVTIEAAHGVTTGVSAADRLTTVRAAIADGAKPSDLHRPGHVFPLRAQAGGVLTRGGHTEATIDLVTLAGFKPAGVLCELTNDDGTMARAPECITFARLHNMPVVTIEDLVEYRQAHERKAS, from the coding sequence ATGAATCAGACGCTACTTTCCTCTTTTGGCACTTCAACTCAACGTGTTGAACACGCTCTTGATGCACTGCGCGAAGGCCGCGGTGTGATGGTGCTTGACGATGAAAACCGTGAAAACGAAGGCGACATGATCTTTGCCGCCGAAAACATGACCGTTGAACAGATGGCGCTGACCATTCGTCACGGTAGCGGCATCGTATGCCTGTGTATTACCGAAGATCGTCGTAAGCAGCTTGACCTGCCGATGATGGTTGAAAACAACACCAGTGCCTTTGGTACGGGCTTTACCGTGACCATTGAAGCCGCGCATGGCGTGACGACAGGTGTGTCTGCGGCTGACCGTTTGACCACTGTTCGTGCCGCTATCGCTGATGGCGCAAAACCTTCAGACCTGCACCGTCCTGGCCACGTGTTCCCCCTGCGTGCGCAAGCGGGTGGTGTGTTGACGCGTGGCGGCCACACTGAAGCGACTATCGATCTGGTGACGCTGGCAGGCTTCAAACCGGCGGGTGTGTTGTGTGAACTGACTAACGATGATGGCACGATGGCTCGTGCGCCAGAGTGCATCACCTTTGCGCGTCTGCATAACATGCCCGTTGTTACGATTGAAGATCTGGTGGAATACCGCCAGGCGCACGAACGTAAAGCCAGCTGA
- the ygiD gene encoding 4,5-DOPA dioxygenase extradiol, producing MTSSRMPALFLGHGSPMNVLEDNVYTRAWRHLGETLPRPKAIVVISAHWFTRGTGVTAMEAPKTIHDFGGFPQALYDTHYPAPGSPALAQQLVDLLSPVPVALDKEAWGFDHGSWGVLIKMYPDADIPMVQLSIDSTKPAAWHMEIGRKLATLRDEGIMLVASGNVVHNLRTARWHGENTPYPWATSFNDYVKANLTWQGPVEQHPLVNYMDHEGGSLSNPTPDHFLPLLYVLGAWDGQEPITIPVDGIEMGSLSMLSVQVG from the coding sequence ATGACTTCTTCTCGTATGCCAGCACTGTTTTTAGGCCACGGTAGCCCTATGAACGTTCTGGAAGATAACGTCTATACCCGCGCCTGGCGTCATCTGGGAGAGACGTTGCCGCGTCCGAAAGCGATTGTGGTGATTTCAGCACACTGGTTCACCCGTGGTACTGGCGTGACGGCAATGGAAGCGCCGAAAACTATTCATGATTTCGGCGGATTCCCACAGGCGTTGTATGACACGCATTATCCGGCTCCTGGTTCACCAGCCCTCGCACAGCAACTGGTTGATTTACTGTCGCCTGTTCCTGTCGCACTGGATAAAGAAGCCTGGGGCTTTGACCATGGTTCCTGGGGCGTACTCATTAAAATGTATCCGGATGCGGATATCCCGATGGTGCAGCTCAGTATCGACAGCACAAAACCGGCCGCGTGGCATATGGAAATCGGCCGTAAGCTGGCGACACTGCGCGATGAAGGCATCATGCTGGTTGCGAGCGGGAACGTGGTGCACAACCTGCGCACTGCACGCTGGCATGGGGAAAATACGCCTTATCCGTGGGCGACCTCATTCAACGACTACGTTAAAGCGAATCTGACCTGGCAGGGCCCGGTTGAACAGCATCCGCTGGTGAATTATATGGATCACGAAGGGGGATCGCTGTCTAACCCGACACCGGATCACTTCCTGCCGCTGCTGTATGTATTAGGGGCATGGGATGGTCAGGAGCCGATAACTATTCCAGTCGATGGGATTGAGATGGGGAGTTTGAGTATGTTGTCGGTGCAGGTCGGCTAA
- a CDS encoding DUF1249 family protein, protein MKRYTPDFPEMMRLCETNFAQLRRLLPRNDAPGETVSYQVSNAQYRITITESTRYTTLVEIEQTAPSISYWSLPSMTVRLYHDAMVAEVCSSQQIFRFKARYDYPNKKLHQRDEKHQINQFLADWLRYCLAHGAMAIPVC, encoded by the coding sequence ATGAAGCGTTATACACCTGACTTCCCAGAAATGATGCGCTTGTGCGAAACCAATTTCGCACAATTGCGCCGCCTGCTGCCGCGAAATGATGCGCCCGGCGAAACGGTAAGCTATCAGGTGAGCAACGCGCAGTATCGGATAACGATAACTGAATCAACACGTTACACTACGCTGGTGGAAATCGAACAGACAGCGCCCAGTATTAGTTACTGGAGCCTGCCATCAATGACGGTACGGCTGTATCATGATGCAATGGTCGCTGAAGTGTGTTCAAGCCAGCAGATCTTTCGCTTCAAAGCGCGATATGATTACCCTAATAAAAAGTTGCATCAACGCGACGAAAAGCATCAAATTAACCAGTTTTTAGCTGACTGGCTAAGATATTGTTTAGCACATGGAGCAATGGCGATTCCGGTTTGTTAG
- the nudF gene encoding ADP-ribose diphosphatase, translated as MKKPEQLPVTFAKNDVEIIARETLYSGFFSMDLYRFRHRLFNGQMSGEIRREIFERGHAAVLLPFDPVRDEVVLVEQIRIAAYDTSPSPWLLEMVAGMIEEGESVEDVARREALEEAGLVVGRTKPVLSYLASPGGTSERLSILVGEVDATTAEGIHGLADENEDIRVHVVSREQAYQWVEEGKIDNAASVIALQWLQLHYQTLRNEWKK; from the coding sequence ATGAAAAAACCAGAACAGTTGCCAGTGACATTCGCCAAAAACGATGTAGAAATTATTGCACGAGAAACGCTATATAGCGGTTTTTTTTCGATGGATCTTTACCGTTTCAGGCATCGGCTGTTTAACGGTCAGATGAGTGGTGAAATTCGTCGTGAAATTTTTGAGCGCGGGCACGCCGCAGTCTTGCTACCCTTTGACCCAGTGCGTGATGAAGTGGTACTGGTTGAACAGATCCGTATTGCGGCTTACGACACCAGCCCGAGCCCCTGGCTGTTGGAGATGGTGGCAGGGATGATTGAAGAAGGCGAATCGGTAGAGGACGTTGCCCGACGCGAGGCGCTCGAAGAAGCTGGACTGGTTGTCGGGCGTACTAAGCCGGTGCTGAGTTATCTTGCGAGCCCAGGCGGGACGAGCGAGCGCTTGTCGATTCTGGTTGGGGAAGTGGACGCCACGACGGCTGAGGGTATTCACGGTCTGGCTGATGAAAACGAAGATATTCGTGTTCATGTGGTAAGTCGGGAGCAGGCTTACCAGTGGGTAGAAGAGGGGAAAATCGACAACGCAGCATCTGTCATCGCCCTGCAATGGCTGCAGCTGCATTATCAGACATTACGAAACGAGTGGAAAAAATGA
- the cpdA gene encoding 3',5'-cyclic-AMP phosphodiesterase: MESLLNLTVAGGAPVRILQITDTHLFAEKHETLLGVNTWESYQAVLNAIHAEKRVCDLIVATGDLAQDQSSAAYQHFAEGIASFSVPCVWLPGNHDFQPAMYSALQDAGISPAKCVFASEQWQVLLLDSQVFGVPHGELSEFQLEWLERKLMAEPERHTLLLLHHHPLPAGCSWLDQHSLRNSAALDRVLVKFPRVKYLLCGHIHQEQDLDWNGRRLLATPSTCVQFKPHCANFTLDTIAPGWRWLELYADGSLKTEVCRLSGAKFRPDTASEGY; encoded by the coding sequence TTGGAAAGCCTGTTGAACCTGACTGTTGCTGGTGGGGCGCCAGTCAGGATATTACAAATTACTGATACTCACCTGTTTGCCGAAAAGCATGAAACTCTGCTGGGAGTGAACACCTGGGAGAGTTATCAAGCCGTACTCAACGCGATTCATGCCGAAAAACGCGTATGCGATTTGATTGTCGCGACGGGTGATCTGGCGCAGGATCAATCTTCCGCGGCCTATCAGCATTTTGCTGAAGGGATCGCGAGCTTTAGCGTGCCTTGCGTCTGGTTGCCGGGTAATCATGATTTCCAGCCTGCGATGTACAGTGCTCTCCAGGATGCGGGTATCTCTCCAGCAAAGTGTGTTTTTGCAAGCGAGCAGTGGCAAGTGCTGCTGCTTGATAGCCAGGTCTTTGGTGTTCCACATGGCGAGCTCAGTGAGTTTCAGCTCGAATGGCTGGAGAGAAAGCTCATGGCTGAGCCGGAACGTCATACGTTGCTGCTACTCCATCATCACCCGCTGCCGGCAGGCTGTAGCTGGCTCGATCAGCACAGTTTACGTAATTCTGCTGCGCTGGACCGTGTACTGGTGAAGTTTCCACGCGTGAAATATCTGCTGTGCGGACATATTCATCAGGAACAGGATCTTGACTGGAACGGTCGCCGCCTGTTGGCAACGCCCTCTACTTGCGTCCAGTTTAAGCCCCATTGCGCCAATTTCACGCTGGATACCATCGCGCCAGGCTGGCGTTGGCTGGAGCTTTATGCCGACGGTTCACTGAAGACCGAAGTCTGCCGCCTGTCTGGGGCAAAATTCCGTCCAGATACTGCTTCAGAAGGCTACTGA
- the tolC gene encoding outer membrane channel protein TolC produces the protein MKKLLPILIGLSLTGFSVMSHAENLLQVYQQARLGNPDLRKSAADRDAAFEKINEARSPLLPQLGLGADYTYSNGFRDSNGVNSNATSASLQLTQTLFDMSKWRALTLQEKSAGIQDVTYQTDQQTLILNTATAYFNVLSAIDSLSYTEAQKQAIYRQLDQTTQRFNVGLVAITDVQNARSQYDSVLANEVTARNNLDNALESLRQVTGNYYPELASLNVSSFKTDKPQAVNALLKEAENRNLTLLQARLSQDLAREQIRQAQDGHLPTLSLSASTGVSDTSYSGSKTHGANSTQYDDSNLGQNKVGLSFSLPLYQGGMVNSQVKQAQYNFVGASEQLESAHRSVVQTVRSSFNNVNASISSINAYKQAVVSAQSSLDAMEAGYSVGTRTIVDVLDATTTLYNAKQQLSSARYTYLINQLNIKSALGTLNEKDLEALNSTLGKPVSTTPDSVAPENPQQDANADGYNASSTAPAAQPAAARTTSTATSSKGNNPFRH, from the coding sequence ATGAAGAAATTGCTCCCCATCCTTATCGGCCTGAGCCTGACGGGCTTCAGCGTAATGAGCCATGCAGAGAATCTGCTACAGGTCTATCAGCAGGCACGTCTGGGTAACCCTGACCTGCGTAAATCGGCGGCCGATCGTGATGCTGCGTTCGAAAAAATTAATGAAGCACGTAGCCCGCTGCTGCCGCAACTGGGATTAGGTGCTGATTATACCTACAGCAATGGTTTCCGCGACTCTAATGGCGTGAACTCCAACGCAACCAGCGCTTCTCTGCAATTAACCCAGACCCTGTTTGATATGTCCAAATGGCGTGCACTGACGTTGCAAGAAAAGAGCGCAGGCATCCAGGATGTAACTTATCAGACCGATCAGCAAACACTGATCCTGAATACCGCGACAGCCTACTTCAATGTGCTGAGTGCGATAGATTCACTCTCTTACACTGAAGCGCAGAAACAGGCTATCTATCGCCAGTTAGACCAGACGACTCAACGTTTCAACGTGGGTCTGGTGGCCATCACTGACGTTCAGAACGCCCGTTCGCAGTACGACAGCGTACTGGCAAACGAAGTGACCGCGCGTAATAACCTCGATAACGCACTGGAATCACTGCGTCAGGTCACCGGGAACTACTATCCGGAACTGGCCTCTCTGAACGTGAGCAGCTTCAAAACCGACAAACCGCAGGCGGTGAATGCCCTGCTGAAAGAAGCTGAAAACCGCAACCTGACGTTGCTGCAAGCACGTCTGAGCCAGGATCTTGCTCGTGAGCAAATTCGCCAGGCACAGGACGGTCACCTGCCAACGCTGAGCCTGAGTGCCTCAACTGGCGTGTCAGATACCAGCTACAGCGGCTCAAAAACGCATGGCGCCAATAGCACCCAATATGACGATAGCAATCTGGGTCAAAACAAAGTCGGCCTGAGCTTCTCCCTGCCGCTGTATCAGGGTGGGATGGTCAATTCACAGGTGAAACAAGCGCAGTACAACTTTGTCGGCGCAAGCGAACAGCTGGAAAGCGCGCATCGCAGCGTAGTACAGACTGTCCGTTCTTCTTTCAACAACGTGAATGCCTCTATCAGCAGCATCAACGCCTATAAACAGGCCGTTGTCTCTGCGCAAAGCTCTTTGGATGCGATGGAAGCAGGTTACTCTGTGGGCACACGTACTATTGTTGATGTGCTGGATGCAACCACCACGTTGTACAACGCGAAACAACAACTTTCCAGCGCGCGCTACACTTACCTGATTAACCAGCTGAATATCAAATCAGCTCTGGGTACGCTTAACGAGAAAGATCTGGAAGCGCTGAACAGCACGCTGGGTAAACCGGTTTCCACTACGCCAGATAGCGTTGCGCCGGAAAACCCACAGCAGGATGCGAATGCTGATGGCTACAATGCGAGCAGCACCGCTCCAGCGGCTCAGCCTGCTGCCGCACGTACAACCAGTACAGCGACCAGCAGCAAAGGCAACAATCCGTTCCGTCATTAA